A region of Pseudarthrobacter sp. NIBRBAC000502770 DNA encodes the following proteins:
- a CDS encoding DUF4429 domain-containing protein yields the protein MGIRQQSIQWVLQAAQPAATTHILEAAEALKFKASATADKILVESPYSIRANTFAGKYTGSVVPDGDGTVVVWEIEGQGSNQPRNIEKLAEKLPAGLLVSAGPVLAPVAGASAAPGDADYRAKHGIPADSVLAVGVAGYCAFDGQFVTIQHVGALGRMTVGKGAKRVPLASITGVQIKPAGPLVNGFIQFTLPGGNERRSSFGRQTTDAASDENSIVFNRSQEASFLAFRDAVEQAITARHNPATPATTAATAPSILDQIAQMASLRDAGVLTDEEFEAKKAELLKRL from the coding sequence GTGGGCATACGACAGCAGAGCATCCAATGGGTTCTTCAGGCAGCACAACCGGCAGCAACGACGCACATCCTGGAAGCGGCCGAGGCGCTCAAATTCAAGGCCAGCGCAACTGCAGACAAGATCCTGGTTGAGTCACCCTACTCCATTCGGGCGAACACTTTCGCCGGAAAATACACCGGAAGCGTGGTGCCCGACGGTGATGGCACTGTTGTCGTCTGGGAGATCGAGGGCCAGGGGAGCAACCAGCCGAGGAACATTGAAAAGCTTGCCGAAAAACTTCCCGCCGGCCTGCTCGTCAGTGCCGGGCCCGTCCTGGCCCCTGTCGCCGGGGCGTCGGCGGCTCCAGGTGATGCCGACTACCGGGCAAAGCACGGCATCCCGGCCGACTCCGTCCTCGCGGTCGGTGTAGCTGGCTACTGCGCCTTCGACGGTCAGTTCGTCACCATCCAGCACGTCGGCGCGCTCGGCCGTATGACGGTCGGAAAGGGTGCCAAGAGGGTTCCTCTGGCCTCGATTACGGGAGTCCAGATCAAACCGGCCGGACCTTTGGTGAATGGGTTCATCCAATTCACCCTGCCGGGCGGCAACGAGCGACGCAGCTCGTTCGGAAGACAGACCACGGATGCTGCCAGTGATGAAAACTCGATCGTCTTCAACCGCAGCCAGGAGGCGAGCTTCTTGGCTTTCCGTGACGCGGTGGAGCAGGCCATTACTGCTCGGCACAATCCAGCCACGCCTGCGACCACGGCTGCCACGGCCCCGTCTATTCTGGACCAGATCGCGCAGATGGCCAGCTTGCGTGACGCAGGAGTATTGACGGATGAGGAGTTTGAGGCCAAGAAGGCGGAGTTGCTCAAGCGCCTCTGA
- a CDS encoding DUF2637 domain-containing protein, whose product MSARIEPDGGTMMLLSLGLVAVLAVASFTLSFLGLIQAASWAGIPEQLRWLVPIVVDATILVYAMAASVQRARGESTTLSWVAVGFFTAVSVTANAAHVLAPGGVVTELNGAVLFGAFLASIMPISLLFATETTVKLAVAPVYGSVAQRRRRATKKMVLVGEKDHTMDRWANSNGPAMEHQKDHLWTTQKDHLRTTQKGRARVDRHAIRELAERDKLSQRTIAARLGISKTTVARVLAEAQAARHLGQGSSKLPW is encoded by the coding sequence GTGAGCGCACGTATTGAGCCCGACGGCGGGACGATGATGCTTTTGTCGCTGGGGTTGGTGGCAGTGCTGGCGGTAGCCAGTTTCACCCTCTCGTTCCTGGGGTTGATCCAAGCCGCGTCGTGGGCCGGCATCCCCGAGCAGCTCCGCTGGCTTGTGCCCATCGTGGTGGACGCCACGATCCTAGTATATGCCATGGCAGCCAGTGTTCAAAGGGCCCGCGGGGAATCGACGACCCTTTCCTGGGTCGCTGTCGGCTTCTTCACGGCCGTTTCCGTGACCGCGAACGCCGCCCACGTTCTCGCACCCGGAGGAGTCGTCACCGAGCTGAACGGCGCTGTCTTGTTCGGCGCCTTCCTGGCCTCGATCATGCCCATCAGCCTCCTCTTCGCCACCGAGACGACGGTCAAGCTGGCGGTCGCCCCGGTGTACGGATCGGTCGCCCAGCGCCGGCGTCGGGCGACCAAGAAAATGGTCCTCGTCGGCGAAAAGGACCACACGATGGACCGGTGGGCCAACTCGAATGGACCAGCTATGGAACACCAAAAGGATCACCTCTGGACCACCCAAAAGGACCACCTGCGGACCACTCAGAAAGGACGTGCTCGAGTGGACCGTCATGCCATCCGGGAACTAGCCGAGAGGGACAAGCTCAGCCAGCGAACCATTGCCGCGCGCCTGGGGATTTCAAAGACCACGGTCGCACGTGTCCTGGCCGAAGCCCAGGCGGCGAGACACCTCGGCCAAGGTTCGTCGAAGCTTCCGTGGTAG
- a CDS encoding DUF2958 domain-containing protein — protein MKSAAHGRHGHLESTPPGPPSGNVRPDRRPREGEWGYASLTEIEKLRGQFGLPIERELDFKPGTLAKECIPQYVAEEAERKAEAEANEASAAALAAAAATAGTAQAHEDDDDRDFDWPEDEGDPLSPEDREKWDSHHRWAYIGAIDLSVRKGLRTATRRSGSPASQPTSTWNQAGTE, from the coding sequence TTGAAATCAGCCGCACACGGACGGCATGGGCATCTCGAAAGCACACCGCCTGGCCCTCCTTCGGGCAACGTTCGCCCAGATCGCAGGCCACGGGAGGGTGAGTGGGGCTACGCCAGCCTCACCGAGATCGAGAAGCTCCGGGGACAGTTCGGCCTGCCCATCGAACGGGAGCTGGACTTCAAGCCCGGCACCCTGGCCAAGGAATGCATCCCCCAGTACGTCGCTGAGGAGGCGGAACGGAAGGCCGAAGCCGAGGCTAATGAGGCGTCGGCAGCAGCACTGGCCGCTGCGGCGGCAACGGCCGGCACTGCCCAGGCACACGAGGACGACGATGACCGGGACTTCGACTGGCCCGAGGACGAAGGTGACCCGCTCAGCCCCGAGGACCGCGAGAAGTGGGACTCCCACCACCGCTGGGCCTACATCGGCGCCATTGACCTCTCGGTACGAAAGGGTTTGAGGACCGCGACCAGGCGGAGCGGTTCGCCGGCTTCGCAGCCAACGTCTACATGGAATCAGGCTGGGACGGAATGA
- a CDS encoding cutinase family protein — translation MSVIAAALVAPVAVLAPASAEAAEPCSNSIQVIGLAGSGDLANNRAAPFLGPTLQSFFDNLKASFAGTSTFIEPHGIDYQDIGFPDFLSKSLYTGSFEDGVTKTTQYLASRCKSETYVLAGYSQGADAMMAVYDRMTLAQKNRVVGVALFGDPNFNPKASPLDEGTYYMRPAGHGIFGTRPVPTADFQAKARSYCLVNDVICNSTLTNPIQVVKCAAALRTVLGRCLGEPRPAPTSPGCLCVL, via the coding sequence TTGTCCGTCATCGCTGCCGCCCTGGTTGCTCCCGTGGCCGTCCTTGCACCCGCTTCTGCGGAGGCCGCAGAACCTTGCTCGAATAGCATTCAAGTTATCGGCCTGGCAGGTAGCGGTGATCTGGCCAACAACCGGGCTGCTCCATTTCTCGGCCCAACCCTCCAAAGCTTCTTCGACAATCTGAAAGCTTCGTTCGCAGGAACCTCCACCTTCATTGAGCCGCATGGCATTGACTACCAGGACATAGGATTCCCAGACTTTTTATCGAAGTCGCTATACACAGGCAGCTTTGAAGATGGCGTCACCAAAACCACCCAGTATCTGGCTTCACGCTGCAAGAGCGAAACCTATGTCCTTGCCGGGTATTCGCAAGGTGCGGACGCCATGATGGCTGTCTACGACCGGATGACCCTTGCGCAGAAGAACCGCGTCGTGGGCGTTGCGCTGTTCGGCGATCCCAACTTCAATCCCAAAGCTTCCCCTCTCGATGAGGGGACGTACTATATGCGACCGGCCGGCCACGGGATATTTGGAACGAGACCAGTCCCTACCGCAGATTTCCAGGCAAAGGCACGCAGCTACTGTCTGGTCAATGACGTGATCTGCAATTCGACTCTGACTAATCCCATTCAAGTGGTCAAGTGCGCCGCTGCCCTTCGGACTGTGCTGGGGCGGTGCTTGGGGGAACCAAGGCCTGCCCCGACCTCGCCGGGATGTCTGTGTGTGCTCTGA
- a CDS encoding kelch motif-containing protein: MKQILTMGCPHFDYPKGSTAQAAAFIHDLISPPARFPSGTVAAGLMSSPHDGGTATKLQNGDVLVAGGDGVLESPTSIAEIYHPSSNSWTTVSPMSVERGQNHTATWLPDNRVLLLGGNLGFQGTADTAEIFDPATGSWSPAAHTLSPSRNGHTAVLLSSGKVLVAGGYGDAAATAELYDPSTNTWSYTGALTTPRSGAKATLLHGGKVLLSGGQLASGGLTGSAEIYDPSKGTWTATGSMSMPRWAFTSAILPDGRILVAGGLNGSQSSGTTQASVELYDPKKGSWTAAQSMASGRVEPAAVTLPNGQVLISGGIDPYGHLLSTAESYDPASGLWHLAAVMTAGRSIHMMTVLNSGKVLIAGGDGGLTAELYG, from the coding sequence ATGAAGCAGATACTGACAATGGGCTGTCCGCACTTCGATTACCCAAAGGGAAGTACGGCCCAGGCTGCAGCCTTCATTCATGACCTCATCAGTCCTCCGGCAAGGTTCCCCAGCGGAACGGTCGCCGCTGGGCTGATGTCCTCCCCTCACGACGGTGGGACTGCAACCAAGCTCCAAAACGGAGACGTGCTTGTGGCAGGAGGGGACGGGGTGCTTGAATCTCCTACATCCATCGCTGAGATTTACCATCCTTCCTCGAACTCTTGGACGACGGTATCTCCGATGTCGGTAGAGAGGGGCCAGAACCACACCGCCACCTGGCTGCCGGACAACAGAGTCCTGCTCCTAGGAGGAAACCTAGGGTTTCAAGGTACGGCGGATACTGCCGAAATTTTCGATCCAGCCACCGGCAGTTGGTCACCGGCCGCCCACACCCTGAGCCCCTCGCGGAATGGTCACACTGCAGTCCTACTTTCCAGTGGTAAAGTGCTTGTCGCCGGAGGTTACGGCGATGCGGCGGCCACCGCTGAGCTTTATGACCCGTCGACCAACACATGGTCATATACGGGAGCCCTGACTACCCCGCGCTCCGGAGCTAAGGCGACGCTTTTGCACGGAGGCAAAGTGTTGCTATCCGGAGGACAACTCGCTTCTGGAGGCTTGACGGGTAGCGCCGAGATCTATGACCCTTCAAAGGGCACATGGACCGCCACAGGAAGTATGTCCATGCCCCGATGGGCCTTTACGAGCGCGATCCTTCCCGATGGCCGCATCCTTGTAGCGGGCGGACTCAACGGGTCCCAATCGTCGGGTACCACACAGGCCAGTGTCGAACTCTACGATCCCAAAAAGGGGAGCTGGACAGCCGCCCAAAGCATGGCATCGGGACGGGTGGAACCCGCTGCCGTCACCCTGCCTAACGGCCAAGTACTCATCTCAGGTGGCATCGACCCGTACGGTCACCTTCTCTCGACAGCGGAATCGTACGACCCAGCGTCGGGATTATGGCACCTCGCCGCCGTTATGACCGCTGGAAGATCGATTCATATGATGACAGTCTTGAACAGCGGGAAGGTGTTGATTGCGGGCGGTGACGGAGGACTGACAGCCGAACTCTACGGGTAG